The genome window CTACGTTTGCAGGTGATTCAAACAGGGTCAGCTCAGACTTGCTGGTAGGCGTGTTGTTTACCGGGATACCGGCCACACTCTCTGCTGTCACGTTGCTCCAGAACTCTCGCGTGATCTTGCCGGTAGGGGTTGTCATAACCGGTTCGGTTGCAATTGGCTCCGTAACAATTGTAGTGCTCGTGCTACCCATTGGTGATAAGTATTTACCTGATATCGGTCTCTCCAGCGTTCCGTTTGGTAGTGTCCAGCCGATGGCCAGGTTATCGCCACCGCCCATTTCCAGGTGCAGAGCCTCGATGTAGTAGCGCTTGCCTGCTGTCAGAGCAATGCTCACTGATTTCTGCGTGCTGAACTTAGTCCATTCTCTTGAGCCAGTATACCCTGCTACAGAAGCTATCTTAACTTTTCTAGCCGGGTCTTCCGACGTGCTCAGGTATAGTTCAGATAAGTCATCTGAAGCGATCCAGAAAGTATAGTTACCTGTTACCGGTGCTGTTACATACCCGCGGATGCGCTGGCCATAGCTATCACCTATGTTTGACGGCGCTTCAAATAATGTCAGCTCTGTCTTGCTTGATGGAGTGTTATTCACCGGAATAACTGATATGCTACTGCCTTGTACATTTGTCCAAAGTTCACGTGTGATTTTGCCGGTACCTACCGTGGTAGAAGTACTAGTTTCCGGTGTAGGTGAAGTGGCAATAGGTGTTGTTGTTGTAGTTGGCGCGGTGCTACCCATTGGTGACAGGTACTTACCCGGTATTGGTCTTTCCTGTGTTCCGTTTGGCAGAGTCCAGCCGATGGCTACGTGGTCATCACCAGCTCCTTCCAGGTGCAGGGCCTCGATGTAGTAGCGCTTGCCAGCTGTCAGGGCAATGCTCACTGACTTTTGGTTGCTGTACTTGGTCCACTCACGAGAACCTGTCCAGGCAGTTACGGCTGCAATCTTTACTTTCTTGGCCGGGTCTTCCGACGTGCTCAGGTATAGTTCTGCCAGGTCATCAGACGAGATCCAGAAAGTATAGTTACCTGTTACCGGTGCTGTCACATACCCGCGGATGCGCTGGCCGTAGCTGTTGCCTACGTTTGCAGGTGATTCAAACAGGGTCAGCTCAGACTTGCTGGTAGGCGTGTTGTTTACCGGGATACCGGCCACACTCTCTGCCGTTACGTTGCTCCAGAACTCTCGCGTGATCTTGCCGGTGCCCACCGTGGTAGAAGTACTGGTTTCAGGCGATGTTGTGATGCTGGCTGTAGTAGAGATTACGTTTATAGTTACTGCAGTAGATGTAGTAACAGCGCCTCTGTCATCAGTTGCTTTAGCTGTAATGTTATACTTGCCAACTACTGCGTTTGCCCATGAAACAGTGTAAGGAGCAATTGTTGATTCGCCTATTTTAGTTGAACCCTGAAAGAATTCAACTTTAGTTACTTTTCCATCGGCATCTTTAGCATCAGCAGTAAGAGAGATTGCTTTGCCAAGATCAAATGAAGCATTAGCAGTTGGAGTTGTTAACGTAACAGTTGGTGCCTGGTTTGTAGTTGTGGTTGTTGAACCAGCTGAACCATTAGGTCCTAATACAATCCCGTTACGACTTAATTTTTGTAACCATGTATTATACTCTGTAGTTTCGTGGCTTTTTGTGATTGAGCCTGTAATAAAAGAGTTGCTGTACTGGCTAACAGTACCATCCGGGAAATATAGTTCCTCGTTGTTCCAACCACCATTCTGACCAGTTATACCTATTGTGTTATGGTGCATGGTGCTATTAAAGGTAGCACCCTTGTTGTAGTAATCATGGCCATACATGCCCTGCGTCCAGTAAGGCATATAGCTACCATCTGGGTACTGAGCTGAGTTGATTGCACGGTTATTATAAACTTCAATGTTGTTACCACCTGCAACCGCGTAGTTATAGTTACCTAGATTTACTGTTTGGTTGTCATAGATTTTTACATAGGCAGTTGCAACTGAAGCTGCATCACCCATTCCGTCATTGTACCAAGAGTCAGCAATAATACCGCCTCCTGAATAATGCGTATTTGTAGCAGGATATGGATAAGCACCTTGTATGTAATTGTTATGAATGCGTATTGGTGAAGATGATGTTCCGCGTGAATTAGAAAGATTAATATTATCTTCTACTGCAGAATTGTTAGGTTCATTGATAACCTGGTTCCAGGCTATTTCAGCATGTGGTACTGAACCACGGAAGTTCATGCCTACAAAGTTAACCATCTCCTGACCGCCATAAATACGACCGTCGATGTTTTTTACTTTGTTATAGCGAACCTTGATCGTTTCAGATTCTGACCCATTACCTACATATTGTACTCCAATGGCTATACCTCCAGTATGTTCCATATAGCAGTTCTCCACTACTACATTTTTAAATACATCGGCTGTTAAGAAGCGACGACCTTTTTTATAGTCGCGCCAAGGGGTAGGGGTAAGACCGTAACCATTGGTATGTCTTACAGTTACGTTCACATTGTAGCCCCAGCTTTTGATCAGGTAGCCGGCAGAACGGATGTTTGAATTTACAATCGTGACTGGTTCAGAGGTTTTGATTTCTACTGCCGGTACTTCTGAATCTCGTGACTCCCAGTTACCGGTGTAGGTACCGCCTTTGGTGATCACAAAGGGACCACTGTAAGTCTGGGCAAGTACTGAATTTGAGGAAAATACACTCACTAATACGGTGAGTAATAATAGAGCAAGCAAAAATTGGCCCGCCTTCTTATTTGCATAAGAGGTTTGTGTATTCATCTTTTTTGGCTAAAAGTTGAAAAATATTACTATTCCTTATTTTGAATTTCTATAAGTGATCTTTGATACTTTCACTTAGTTAAGAAAATCTGATTAATCTAAACAGCATTCCATATAATATGATGTTGCTTAAATTGCTCATATATAAGTTGTTGCAAATATAGCTGAGAAAATTTTACAAATGCTAATGGAGATTTTAAATTTCTGAATAAAATTATAAAAGCCCAAAAAATTTATACTTGCTTATAATGTTAAAATAGCCTTAATTCGATTATAATAGCACTTTTTGAAAAAGTTTCGCAAAGCATTTTTATTTTAATGTTGATAAAGTTATATTTGATATTTTGTATTATGGGTGCTTTTAAATAGGATTATATTTATTGTATTCAATTTATTGTGTTAGTGAGGATTAAATCTGAAGGTTAAATTGAAAAAAATATAGTTAATTATTTATTAATATATACATACTAATATAACTATATAAAGAGGTTCTGCGTAAGGTGAAGGAGTTAAGTATTTGCAAAATGAGACGGAGCTAAGGAAGGGATGATATGCAGAAGGAGAGAAAGTAAGATCATCGAAATGTGAATGTACCAAACATCGCTTTTATATATATGTTATTATTGTCCAATAACATATTGTATAATTATTAATACTGTTGGTTTAATACACGTATTATGGTTTAAATGATTATTTATGACTATAGGTGTATGTGGGCCTGTCGATCTAGGCCTTCTTGAGTATCAACTTGAATTTTCTGAACTTCCCAATACAGCTGCTTTTCCGTTAGTTTCCCATTTCGTAAACGGACTCCTGAACCGCGGATTTAAAGTTAATATTTATACTACTTCTATAGAAGTAGAAGAGTCTGTAGTTTTTGACTATGGGCAATTGAAAATCTGCATTGCACCACAGAGACCGCAGCCTGGGCGAAGGTTCTTTCGGTATGAAATAAATGCACTGAAAAATTTGATTCTGGAAAACCCCTCTGATGTAATTTCTTCTTTCTGGAGTTATGAGTTTGGACTAGCAGCATTAAAAACAGGAATACCAACAATCGTCTCTCTGCACGATGTTGCTACAGTTGTGTTAAAATATCATATGGATATGTTCAGAGCTGTACGTTGGATTATGGATAAAATGGTAGTTGCTAAGGCAAAATACTTGATTGCAAACTCTGCTTATACTTATTCATCCTTATCTAAAAGAATTCAAGCCAAAACCGAGATTATAAATAACTTCTACACGAATAGCTTGCTGTCAGATGTCCCTACAAATGTAGAGAAGCAAAATTACATCATTACGGTTGCTCAGGGTTTCGGTAATCGAAAGAACATTACTACATCCCTGAAAGCATTCTCCATTTTGAGAAAGTCTGATCCTACACTTGAATATTATTTAGTAGGAGTTGATTCTGAAGAAGGTGGGTTGGCTCATCAGTATGCAAGAAAGCATGGTCTTGATAAGGGTGTTAAATTTATTGGACCCAAACCCTTTAAAGAAGTACTCAATCTAATCACACATGCTAAAGTTTTAATACATCCTTCGTTAGAAGAGTCTTTTGGAATGGTAATACTTGAGGCAATGGTTATAGGAACAGCTGTTGTCGGTGGTGAGAAGAGTGGCTATGTACCATATTTACTTGATTTTGGTAACGTGGGAAAACTGTGTGATGTAACCTCTCCTGAATCCATTGCAATTACCTTATCTAAGTTACTGGCCAATGAAGAAAACCTTAATACTTTAGTAAAAAGAGCTAAAGTTTTTGCTGAAAGAAACTACGCCGAAGATAGTATAATAGAGCAGCACATTGCTTATCTAAAAAGAGTATGGAGATCTTACCCAAAGGAAGTTGCCGATATCCCGATTGAAATATCTGGTTAGCAGTAACTAAATACTGTGGTAAAGAGAAAAGCAGTAGGTATTGACGATACGTCATCCTACTGCTTTTTGTATTAAGGCTTTGTTTTAAATTCAGGCAGTTTAAAAGAGAATAACTTAGCCTTGTGTTATAACTTCAAAATCAGAAAGTGTAATCTGTTTTTTAGGATCATTGATGTGGTAAAGAGGCACTTCTCCATAGAAAGAAGCCCACATAGAGTATGTGCTGGGAGGGCCGATCAGGTAATCGCATTGTGATAATACATATAGGTCTACAATGTAATGGCGTGATTCGTTTACAATTGGTAAGCCTTTAAAATTATTTTTATTTATTTTCTCATTAGAGCACATCAGGAATACGCATCTTCTACCTTTTGCTGCCAATTCCTGCTCAACTTCCAGCATTTTTTTATAGTATGTTTCGTCCTCGTAGTACCACTTTCCATTATTAAAATCTTTAAAGTCGCCCCGTCTTAAGTGTACACCAACTATAGTATCTCCTAAGGTTTTACATTTGTTTATGATCTCCTGCACCTGGTCCATATATTCTGGTAGCGGAGTAAAGATCTCTCTTAAAGCAGGGGAATGCTTGCTAAAGTTTTTAAAATCTCGGTATAGCCAGCCGTCAATAAAAACAACTTTATTTTTAGCAGACTCAACAAAATCAGCATCATTCATATCAAAGCAGATAGACCTGTCATTGTACTTTTCAAGATCTGACCTGTCGTCATATTCTTTTATATCATGGAAACGGTAGCCAAAAGCATTTTTTAGTGGAGGGAATGCTACCTTATGCAATACATTAATTGACTTTCTGATCAATGTATCAATTGTGGTGTTATTTGTAAGACTGATACTTATGTCCAGATTACCAAATTCATTGATTGATGTTGAAGTAAAGAATTTGTTGTATTCATCGAACGATGGATTAATCAGCTTGTAGTTGTATTCTATACTATTTGAAATAAAATGGGAAAAGTAAAATAATCTGTTTGCAAGCTGCCCAGCTTTATAATTCATTATAACCATAGTGGTTCTTATATATCTTTATTTGATAATGTTTTTATACTTGATATTACTTACTATTGTTCTCTTCAATCCAATTATTGAGGAGGTGAAGCTTACATCCGTACCTATTGTTTAACTTAATTGAACTTAGTAGTTGCATTGATAGGCCCAAGCTTAATTCCATTCTTCCTTAGCTTTTCCAGCCAGAGTTTATATTCCATCCGTTCATGCTGTAGAGTTATAATTGTATCGGGTAGAAACGTATTATTAAAAGCTTTTACTTTTCCATCAGGGAAGTAGTTTTCATTATACCTTTCATCAGCGCAGGTGGCCATTACATTTATTGTATTATTGTATACTTTATTGTTGTATGTGGCTCCTGTTTTATAATAATCGTAACCGTATATGCCTATGTTATGGGTACTAACAGGTCTGCCTTCTGCCAGCAGTGCTGAAGTAACTGCTCTGTTGTTATAGATTTCGATGTTGTTGCCACCGGCAATAGCATAGTTATAGTTGCAGAGATTTACAGTCTGGTTATCATAGATTTTTACATAAGCTGTTGCTACAGAGTCCGGATGCCCCATCCCTTTTTTGTACCAGGAATCACTTAAGATACCCCCTCCGGAATAATCCTTTGCATCAGATGGAAAGGGATAAGCTCCTTGTATATAGTTATTATGTATCAAAATAGGGGAGGAGCGTTTACCACGTGAATTTGATAGATTGATATTATCCTCTACCAGCGAATTATCAGGCTCATTTATCACTTCGTTCCATGCTATTTCAGCATATGGTACCGAACCACGAAAGTTAAAACTTACAAAGTTTACCAGCTCAGTATCCTGATAAATACGTCCATCTATGTTCTTGGCTTTATTAAAGCGAATTTTTATAGTTTCCTTCTCAGTAGCATTACCCACATATTTATCACCAATGGCAATACCAGCTGTTTGTTCCATATAGCAATTTTCTATCACCACATTTGCAAACTCGTCAGCTGTTAAAAAGCGGCGCGGCTTCTTGTAATGGTAGAAAACTGTAGGTTCCAGGCCATAGCCGTTGGTGTGTTTGACAGTTACATTGACAGAGTAGCCCCAGCTTTTGATCAGGTAACCGGCAGAACGGATGTTGGAGTTGACAATAGTGACTGGCTCTGAGGTTTTGATTTCTACCGCTGGTACTTCAGAGTCTCTCGACTCCCATTTACCCGTGTAAGTACCCCCTTTGGTGATCACAAAAGGACCACTGTAATCTTCTGAAGTTATTGGATACCTGTGGTTGCCTTGGCCAGACTTTAACAGAAGCGAAGCGAATAGAGACAATGTAATAAGAAACAAAGCAGTAATCACTAGTATTTTAGATAACAGCTTAGTTTCTCTCAAATAATTTGCTGAAAGCTTCCAATCTAAAGCAAGCCTAACCATTTATTACTTCACAAAATATCCTAATAACCTGCGGGCATAACCATTAGCCAAATGATATGGAATGTAAGGTTTTGGACAGTTTTTAAGTGTAAAACGTGTAAAATCTCTCAAGTTACCACCGCCCTTAATATCAAAAAGGTGCTTGTAATAATTTTTAAAACTCTTTTCACGTCTTATTTGCCTCTCTCCACTCTCTTCAGGATAAGTATAAATTTTGGCATCGTAATTACAGAAGAGTTCAAAGCCGGCTCTGCGTACCGTGTGAGTATAGTCGTAATCAGCAATGTAATGCGGGAAACGTTCCTGATCAAAAATACCTACTTTATCAATTATGCTACTTGGTATAAGAAGGCTGCGACCAGGCAGATGTGTAACGGCATGAATGCCTTTTTGATCTTCTGGTTTTAGGGAGTCCAGTACCTGCTCAATTTTATTCAGTTTCCAATTCAGTCTTTCACCGCCAAAAAGAGCTTTACCTGATATAGCATCAAGCTCTAATGCACCAAGCAGAGCATTGGGTTTGCACTCATGCCATTTATACATATTCTCGATCAAGTCACGGTCAGCTACTATATCGTTATTCATTGTCATAATAAGCCGAGCATTTTGGCGCAGGGCATAATTAATGCCCATATTAACTCCAGC of Pontibacter deserti contains these proteins:
- a CDS encoding PA14 domain-containing protein, encoding MSVFSSNSVLAQTYSGPFVITKGGTYTGNWESRDSEVPAVEIKTSEPVTIVNSNIRSAGYLIKSWGYNVNVTVRHTNGYGLTPTPWRDYKKGRRFLTADVFKNVVVENCYMEHTGGIAIGVQYVGNGSESETIKVRYNKVKNIDGRIYGGQEMVNFVGMNFRGSVPHAEIAWNQVINEPNNSAVEDNINLSNSRGTSSSPIRIHNNYIQGAYPYPATNTHYSGGGIIADSWYNDGMGDAASVATAYVKIYDNQTVNLGNYNYAVAGGNNIEVYNNRAINSAQYPDGSYMPYWTQGMYGHDYYNKGATFNSTMHHNTIGITGQNGGWNNEELYFPDGTVSQYSNSFITGSITKSHETTEYNTWLQKLSRNGIVLGPNGSAGSTTTTTNQAPTVTLTTPTANASFDLGKAISLTADAKDADGKVTKVEFFQGSTKIGESTIAPYTVSWANAVVGKYNITAKATDDRGAVTTSTAVTINVISTTASITTSPETSTSTTVGTGKITREFWSNVTAESVAGIPVNNTPTSKSELTLFESPANVGNSYGQRIRGYVTAPVTGNYTFWISSDDLAELYLSTSEDPAKKVKIAAVTAWTGSREWTKYSNQKSVSIALTAGKRYYIEALHLEGAGDDHVAIGWTLPNGTQERPIPGKYLSPMGSTAPTTTTTPIATSPTPETSTSTTVGTGKITRELWTNVQGSSISVIPVNNTPSSKTELTLFEAPSNIGDSYGQRIRGYVTAPVTGNYTFWIASDDLSELYLSTSEDPARKVKIASVAGYTGSREWTKFSTQKSVSIALTAGKRYYIEALHLEMGGGDNLAIGWTLPNGTLERPISGKYLSPMGSTSTTIVTEPIATEPVMTTPTGKITREFWSNVTAESVAGIPVNNTPTSKSELTLFESPANVGNSYGQRIRGYVTAPVTGNYTFWISSDDLAELYLSTSEDPAKKVKIAAVTAWTGSREWTKYSNQKSVSIALTAGKRYYIEALHLEGAGDDHVAIGWTLPNGTQERPIPGKYLSPMGSTVSLAGVTTTSQSTTVTTAEEDDTEIVFESATAYPNPFQEMITLDFGNQQNVKLQKVVLVNQLGKVVYEQKSLELINNKLQLNLSGTRLKKGLYILKYTDGQGISHNLNLMKQ
- a CDS encoding glycosyltransferase family 4 protein — encoded protein: MTIGVCGPVDLGLLEYQLEFSELPNTAAFPLVSHFVNGLLNRGFKVNIYTTSIEVEESVVFDYGQLKICIAPQRPQPGRRFFRYEINALKNLILENPSDVISSFWSYEFGLAALKTGIPTIVSLHDVATVVLKYHMDMFRAVRWIMDKMVVAKAKYLIANSAYTYSSLSKRIQAKTEIINNFYTNSLLSDVPTNVEKQNYIITVAQGFGNRKNITTSLKAFSILRKSDPTLEYYLVGVDSEEGGLAHQYARKHGLDKGVKFIGPKPFKEVLNLITHAKVLIHPSLEESFGMVILEAMVIGTAVVGGEKSGYVPYLLDFGNVGKLCDVTSPESIAITLSKLLANEENLNTLVKRAKVFAERNYAEDSIIEQHIAYLKRVWRSYPKEVADIPIEISG
- a CDS encoding alpha-1,2-fucosyltransferase; this encodes MNYKAGQLANRLFYFSHFISNSIEYNYKLINPSFDEYNKFFTSTSINEFGNLDISISLTNNTTIDTLIRKSINVLHKVAFPPLKNAFGYRFHDIKEYDDRSDLEKYNDRSICFDMNDADFVESAKNKVVFIDGWLYRDFKNFSKHSPALREIFTPLPEYMDQVQEIINKCKTLGDTIVGVHLRRGDFKDFNNGKWYYEDETYYKKMLEVEQELAAKGRRCVFLMCSNEKINKNNFKGLPIVNESRHYIVDLYVLSQCDYLIGPPSTYSMWASFYGEVPLYHINDPKKQITLSDFEVITQG
- a CDS encoding glycosyl hydrolase, translated to MSLFASLLLKSGQGNHRYPITSEDYSGPFVITKGGTYTGKWESRDSEVPAVEIKTSEPVTIVNSNIRSAGYLIKSWGYSVNVTVKHTNGYGLEPTVFYHYKKPRRFLTADEFANVVIENCYMEQTAGIAIGDKYVGNATEKETIKIRFNKAKNIDGRIYQDTELVNFVSFNFRGSVPYAEIAWNEVINEPDNSLVEDNINLSNSRGKRSSPILIHNNYIQGAYPFPSDAKDYSGGGILSDSWYKKGMGHPDSVATAYVKIYDNQTVNLCNYNYAIAGGNNIEIYNNRAVTSALLAEGRPVSTHNIGIYGYDYYKTGATYNNKVYNNTINVMATCADERYNENYFPDGKVKAFNNTFLPDTIITLQHERMEYKLWLEKLRKNGIKLGPINATTKFN
- a CDS encoding glycosyltransferase family 2 protein, with protein sequence MIHIVIPVFNRKEYTKACLQSLREQSNKGYTVIIVDDGSTDGTEAMLRSEFPEVTILKGDGGLFWTAGVNMGINYALRQNARLIMTMNNDIVADRDLIENMYKWHECKPNALLGALELDAISGKALFGGERLNWKLNKIEQVLDSLKPEDQKGIHAVTHLPGRSLLIPSSIIDKVGIFDQERFPHYIADYDYTHTVRRAGFELFCNYDAKIYTYPEESGERQIRREKSFKNYYKHLFDIKGGGNLRDFTRFTLKNCPKPYIPYHLANGYARRLLGYFVK